From Gammaproteobacteria bacterium, one genomic window encodes:
- a CDS encoding DUF4440 domain-containing protein gives MKKNLVTEKKLLPILNELKKREPIFHHSDSFGKTEQDILNQMCDEFWEVGASGNVYTKQYVLDVLVERYKDPDYKDDWEAKNFELMEICHDSYLLTYILIQGKTRITRRSTIWRKFAGEWKILYHQGTIIEK, from the coding sequence ATGAAAAAAAACTTGGTCACAGAAAAAAAGTTGCTGCCTATTTTAAATGAGCTAAAAAAACGTGAGCCTATATTCCATCATTCCGATAGTTTCGGAAAGACTGAACAAGATATTTTAAATCAGATGTGTGATGAGTTTTGGGAAGTGGGTGCATCTGGGAATGTCTATACCAAACAATATGTTTTAGATGTATTAGTTGAGCGCTATAAGGATCCCGATTATAAAGACGATTGGGAAGCTAAAAACTTTGAGCTTATGGAAATATGTCATGATAGTTATTTACTGACTTATATTCTTATTCAAGGCAAAACTAGAATCACAAGGCGTAGTACGATATGGCGTAAATTTGCTGGCGAATGGAAAATACTCTATCACCAAGGAACAATTATTGAGAAATAA
- a CDS encoding aminoglycoside phosphotransferase family protein — protein MTKMHENEFEIDESLVRSLLESQCPQWANLSLKRISSSGTDNALFRLGDNYVVRLPRLKGANKNINKECKWLPRLADYLKMPIAKPFFKGNANEKYPSLWMITKWNEGHNPEFEQENEHKILAKDLADFLNELHSIHLSDGPYSRRGVPLKEVNEETTKALGQLHGEIDVVLASGLWQKIMEIPNWDKAPVWVHGDYLPGNILVQNSRLSAVLDWSDVGIGDPACDLVIAWSLLNEKSRDIFRYNLRNIDSHTWERGRGWALSIALILLPYYKHTNPVLAALARRMIANVLRHYIPD, from the coding sequence ATGACAAAGATGCATGAAAATGAATTTGAAATAGACGAAAGTCTTGTGCGTTCCCTCTTAGAGAGCCAGTGCCCTCAATGGGCAAATTTGTCTCTAAAGCGGATATCTTCAAGTGGTACGGATAATGCATTGTTTCGCTTAGGAGATAACTATGTTGTCAGACTACCGAGGCTTAAGGGCGCAAACAAAAATATTAATAAAGAATGCAAATGGTTGCCTCGACTAGCTGATTATTTAAAAATGCCAATCGCCAAACCTTTTTTCAAAGGTAATGCTAATGAAAAGTATCCCTCTCTTTGGATGATAACAAAATGGAATGAAGGTCATAACCCAGAGTTTGAACAAGAAAATGAGCATAAAATACTTGCAAAAGATTTAGCTGACTTTTTAAACGAGCTACATAGTATCCATCTCTCTGACGGTCCTTATTCAAGACGTGGGGTCCCGCTGAAAGAGGTCAATGAGGAAACAACTAAAGCTCTAGGTCAACTACATGGAGAAATTGATGTTGTGCTAGCGTCTGGTCTTTGGCAAAAAATTATGGAAATTCCCAATTGGGATAAAGCACCTGTATGGGTCCATGGCGATTATTTGCCTGGCAACATCTTAGTGCAAAATAGTAGGCTAAGTGCAGTATTAGATTGGTCTGATGTTGGCATAGGGGATCCTGCTTGTGATCTTGTTATCGCTTGGAGTCTGCTTAATGAAAAATCGAGAGATATATTCAGGTATAATTTACGGAATATCGATAGTCACACTTGGGAAAGAGGACGTGGTTGGGCACTTTCCATTGCTCTCATCTTGTTACCCTATTACAAACATACCAATCCTGTTCTAGCAGCACTTGCGAGACGAATGATTGCGAATGTATTACGTCATTACATACCTGATTAA
- a CDS encoding GNAT family N-acetyltransferase, whose protein sequence is MKILSLKQDDIDEIVFSFKAISWHKPKTLYENYLTEQVNNLRTVLIARQDEKFCGYVTIKWQSSYPGFYKQNIPEISDLNVLPCYRKQGIGSALIVACEEIVQDRGHAEIGIGVGMTADYGNAQRLYVQLGYIPDGCGLFYKCDTVHYGSNVIVDDDLLLWLVKKM, encoded by the coding sequence ATAAAAATTCTCTCTTTAAAACAAGATGATATTGACGAAATAGTTTTTTCTTTTAAAGCGATTAGTTGGCATAAGCCAAAGACTTTATATGAAAATTATCTAACCGAACAAGTGAATAACCTTCGCACAGTTTTAATAGCAAGGCAGGATGAAAAATTTTGTGGATATGTAACGATCAAATGGCAATCGAGTTACCCAGGCTTTTATAAGCAAAATATTCCTGAAATCTCTGATTTGAATGTATTGCCCTGCTATAGAAAGCAAGGGATTGGATCTGCACTTATTGTTGCTTGCGAAGAGATTGTTCAAGATCGTGGCCATGCAGAAATTGGTATTGGAGTAGGGATGACTGCAGACTATGGCAATGCGCAGCGACTCTACGTCCAACTTGGCTATATTCCAGATGGTTGTGGGTTATTTTATAAATGTGATACAGTTCATTATGGTTCTAATGTGATAGTGGATGATGACTTATTACTGTGGCTTGTAAAAAAAATGTAA
- a CDS encoding GNAT family N-acetyltransferase, with protein MPIKTSRLVLRPPQIGDENALNEAILESYEVLNKSMLWADHKPTAEESEMQARLAAANWILKKNDEPYLPVFMFDKLTDQFIGATGYHHYNWEVPCLEIGYWIRISCAGQGFMTEAVNALTQYAFKQLGVKRIAITCDVDNIPSKRIPEKLHYCLESIVKSNRLNSKGDITDTLVYAKYDLLNLPNLDVNW; from the coding sequence GTGCCAATTAAAACATCACGTTTAGTCTTACGGCCACCACAAATAGGTGATGAGAATGCTTTAAATGAAGCTATTTTGGAATCGTATGAAGTACTGAATAAATCTATGCTATGGGCTGATCACAAACCTACAGCTGAAGAATCAGAAATGCAGGCAAGGCTCGCAGCAGCAAATTGGATTCTCAAAAAGAACGATGAGCCATATTTACCGGTGTTTATGTTTGACAAATTAACTGATCAATTTATTGGCGCTACTGGGTATCATCATTATAATTGGGAAGTTCCATGTCTTGAAATAGGATACTGGATTCGAATATCATGCGCTGGGCAAGGGTTTATGACGGAAGCTGTTAATGCATTGACGCAATATGCTTTTAAACAACTAGGGGTAAAGCGCATCGCAATTACTTGTGATGTTGATAATATTCCAAGCAAAAGAATTCCTGAAAAACTTCATTACTGTTTGGAATCAATTGTTAAATCAAACCGGCTTAATTCAAAGGGTGATATCACTGATACTTTAGTTTACGCTAAATATGACTTATTGAATTTGCCGAATTTAGACGTTAATTGGTAA
- a CDS encoding transglycosylase SLT domain-containing protein, protein MSNSIISETPADLEKKAHPWRRCPLGKHLVREHSVNIPPSKKHPNGIISIRHEHCAANKSHKDELSYDEIQNITHTYFPFLQGSPTSKILINEYSKSDNYDMEIRGWTKYWNEVFQPDEPLDPNLIKALILTESSFEIDPKPKLNKDAHGLMQILTKTLHYLSDTKGELKNYLVCLTKEQLLNPSANICAGTRWLFRKRETATNKLKHKATWVETIEDYKSFLDQKLENKPYNHEPMDRINHYYHLLRENNNNNENKNPASHIMLEPF, encoded by the coding sequence ATGTCAAATTCTATCATTAGTGAAACACCAGCTGATTTAGAGAAAAAAGCACATCCTTGGCGTCGATGTCCTCTAGGCAAGCACCTTGTTCGGGAGCATTCTGTTAATATCCCTCCCAGCAAAAAGCACCCTAATGGTATTATCTCAATCAGACATGAACATTGCGCTGCTAATAAATCTCATAAAGATGAATTATCCTATGATGAAATTCAAAATATTACTCATACCTACTTTCCTTTTTTGCAAGGATCGCCTACTTCAAAAATATTAATCAATGAATATTCAAAATCGGATAATTATGATATGGAAATTCGAGGTTGGACTAAGTACTGGAATGAAGTATTCCAACCTGATGAACCTCTTGATCCAAACTTAATAAAGGCACTTATTCTTACTGAGTCTAGTTTTGAAATAGACCCTAAACCAAAGCTAAATAAAGATGCTCATGGATTGATGCAAATTTTGACGAAAACTCTCCATTACCTTAGTGATACAAAGGGAGAGCTAAAAAATTATTTAGTTTGCCTTACAAAAGAGCAATTGCTAAATCCTTCGGCTAATATATGCGCAGGTACTCGGTGGCTCTTTAGGAAGAGAGAGACTGCAACGAATAAATTAAAACACAAGGCAACATGGGTCGAGACGATAGAGGATTACAAAAGTTTTCTGGATCAAAAACTAGAAAATAAGCCTTACAATCACGAACCAATGGATAGGATAAACCATTACTATCATCTTCTACGGGAAAATAATAATAACAATGAAAACAAAAATCCTGCTTCTCATATTATGCTTGAACCTTTCTAG
- a CDS encoding IS110 family transposase translates to MKLYGGIDLHSTNSYMVLIDEAGRINYKKRLLNDMDVIRKELGEFEGIDSLVVESTYNWYWLGDGLMDEGYKVKLANPNAIKQYDGIKHTNDKTDARWLADLNRLGILNAGYIYPKESRSVRDLLRKRSQLVQHRTTHILSMQTLIERTTAMRLSANQIKQLTEEKLSEYLKDVHIYLAAKSNLLMSKLLDQQIKEVEKVVYNKIKLTQEYKKLCTVDGIGKILSLTIMLETGEISRFAQVGNYSSYCRLVDSERKSNGKKKGENNKKNGNKYLCWAYIEAANFAIRNNEVIKRYYQRKCKKTNRIVAIKTIAHKLARACYYIIRDGVDFDVNKSFT, encoded by the coding sequence ATGAAACTATATGGTGGAATCGATCTTCATTCAACAAATAGTTATATGGTATTAATCGATGAAGCTGGACGCATAAATTATAAAAAAAGGCTACTCAATGATATGGATGTTATTCGTAAAGAGCTAGGTGAGTTCGAAGGAATTGATAGTTTAGTAGTTGAGTCTACCTATAACTGGTATTGGCTAGGAGATGGATTAATGGATGAAGGCTATAAAGTTAAATTAGCAAATCCAAATGCAATAAAACAATATGATGGTATCAAACATACCAACGATAAAACGGATGCGCGTTGGTTAGCGGATTTAAATAGATTAGGTATTTTAAATGCAGGCTATATTTATCCTAAGGAGTCTAGAAGCGTTCGTGATTTACTGAGAAAACGAAGTCAATTAGTACAGCATCGCACAACACATATACTGAGTATGCAGACACTGATTGAACGCACCACAGCAATGCGCCTAAGTGCAAATCAAATTAAGCAGTTAACCGAAGAAAAATTAAGCGAATATTTAAAAGATGTACATATATATTTAGCAGCAAAAAGTAATTTATTAATGTCTAAATTACTTGACCAGCAAATTAAGGAAGTTGAAAAAGTTGTTTATAACAAAATTAAGTTAACGCAGGAGTATAAGAAATTATGCACTGTGGATGGTATTGGAAAAATCCTTTCCCTTACCATCATGCTAGAGACCGGTGAAATATCTCGCTTTGCTCAAGTTGGAAATTATTCATCCTATTGCCGCTTAGTTGACAGTGAACGGAAAAGCAATGGTAAAAAGAAAGGTGAGAATAATAAGAAAAATGGTAATAAATATCTTTGCTGGGCGTATATTGAGGCGGCAAATTTTGCTATTCGAAATAATGAAGTAATAAAGCGTTACTATCAAAGAAAATGTAAAAAGACAAATAGGATTGTTGCAATTAAAACAATAGCGCACAAACTAGCGCGTGCTTGCTATTACATTATTCGCGATGGAGTTGATTTTGATGTGAATAAGTCATTCACGTAA
- a CDS encoding type IV toxin-antitoxin system AbiEi family antitoxin: MRVLTQDTMKAQEFINDLRSQGRYFFTIKEAEKALALTKIATINAIRRLRLNKSVVSPARGFYLILPPEYQVLGCLPADMFIPDLMKYLNQPYYVGFLSAAQYYGAAHQKPQRFQVVTLKNRPPIRCGRIYIEFIANKKAGEMPTKKFNTYAGVIEVATPEQIANDIVSMPRHAAGISNVATVLMELAEKINITKIIELTQINPELFWLQRLGYLLEFLEFDQLANEITKILTDKKLHWVRLVSHASYKPLLRDKKWKIIVNTKVEPDE; this comes from the coding sequence ATGAGAGTTTTAACACAAGATACTATGAAAGCTCAAGAATTTATAAATGATCTTCGAAGTCAAGGGCGTTATTTTTTCACTATTAAAGAAGCGGAAAAAGCCTTAGCGCTTACTAAAATAGCAACTATAAATGCGATCAGACGTTTGCGGTTGAATAAATCCGTAGTTAGCCCGGCCAGGGGGTTTTATTTGATTTTGCCGCCAGAATATCAAGTACTTGGCTGTTTGCCTGCAGATATGTTTATTCCAGATTTAATGAAATACCTAAACCAGCCTTACTATGTCGGTTTTCTCAGTGCTGCACAGTATTATGGTGCTGCCCACCAAAAGCCACAGAGATTTCAAGTTGTAACGCTCAAAAATCGACCCCCCATCCGTTGTGGACGTATCTATATTGAGTTTATTGCGAATAAAAAAGCTGGGGAAATGCCCACCAAAAAATTTAACACCTATGCAGGAGTGATAGAGGTAGCAACTCCAGAACAGATTGCTAATGATATAGTTAGTATGCCACGACATGCAGCAGGAATTAGCAATGTTGCTACGGTATTGATGGAGCTTGCTGAGAAAATTAATATAACCAAGATAATAGAGCTAACTCAGATTAATCCAGAATTATTCTGGCTTCAACGTTTAGGGTATTTGTTGGAATTTTTAGAGTTTGACCAACTTGCTAATGAAATTACAAAAATTCTTACCGATAAAAAACTACACTGGGTTCGTTTAGTATCTCATGCGTCGTATAAACCTTTATTACGAGATAAAAAATGGAAAATTATTGTTAATACAAAAGTGGAACCTGACGAATGA
- a CDS encoding nucleotidyl transferase AbiEii/AbiGii toxin family protein, translated as MIPVAQITQWRSVAPWPDDMQVEQDLILSRILVEIFSDPFLNKELAFRGGTALHKLFFSPPARYSEDIDLVRTSKGPITDIVDALRERLEPWLGKPKTVRTIRSFKMMFYFNPENLPTSRLRIKIEINIQENFAVLDRLSKIFSVQSDWFLGSTKINTFQFDELIATKLRALYQRSKGRDVFDLWLALNQEDLNITNTIQVFEHYMKKENKIITRELFEKNLDLKLKEHSFLDDIGPLLSPDLKKTLSSSFITNDSGFTVTESKGPPVSEGWSLVDSAEEIRKKILVHLPK; from the coding sequence ATGATACCAGTTGCACAAATTACACAGTGGAGATCAGTTGCTCCTTGGCCTGATGATATGCAAGTTGAACAAGATTTAATTTTGTCGCGCATACTCGTAGAAATTTTCTCTGATCCATTTCTTAATAAGGAGCTTGCATTTCGAGGTGGAACAGCATTACATAAATTATTTTTTTCTCCTCCAGCCAGGTATAGTGAAGATATCGATTTAGTGCGAACAAGCAAAGGGCCCATTACCGATATTGTTGATGCATTACGAGAGCGCCTCGAACCTTGGCTAGGTAAACCAAAAACTGTAAGAACGATCCGCAGCTTTAAGATGATGTTTTATTTCAACCCAGAAAATTTGCCAACTTCACGGTTACGTATCAAGATAGAAATCAATATCCAGGAAAACTTCGCGGTACTTGATCGCTTATCGAAAATTTTTTCTGTACAGTCTGATTGGTTTTTAGGTAGTACAAAGATTAATACTTTCCAATTTGATGAGTTGATAGCTACAAAATTACGCGCTTTGTATCAGAGAAGTAAAGGTCGGGATGTATTTGATTTATGGTTGGCTCTAAATCAAGAAGACTTAAATATTACTAATACCATCCAGGTGTTTGAACATTACATGAAAAAAGAAAATAAAATTATTACGCGAGAACTATTTGAAAAAAATCTTGATCTTAAATTGAAGGAGCATTCATTCTTAGATGATATCGGGCCGCTATTATCACCTGATCTAAAAAAGACTCTGTCCTCTTCTTTCATAACGAATGATAGCGGTTTTACTGTGACAGAAAGCAAAGGCCCGCCAGTAAGTGAAGGATGGAGTTTAGTAGACTCCGCGGAAGAAATCAGAAAAAAAATATTAGTGCATTTGCCGAAATAA